From one Misgurnus anguillicaudatus chromosome 2, ASM2758022v2, whole genome shotgun sequence genomic stretch:
- the LOC129442761 gene encoding beta-1,3-galactosyltransferase 2 produces MRLNHRRCCTHVTFLFILLVCIGGLVVLGYWWPCQTNHRVKPVMLAARGVHILKTGSNSSATKLKKWKEVETPHVRLMSEVNFSSSSDEGSQQGLANSLGLDISLSGEMRMEKTLKVEPYKYVRNEPNACLQQDPFLVLLIAVEPKREDARNAIRKTWGNESVADGLGFVRLFLMGLQEDKVQRTIEAESNQYHDIIQQEYMDTYQNLTIKTLMGMYWVATYCPKANYVMKTDSDVFVNTEYLIHKLLKPKGLPRRKYFTGHLMRGHGPIRNKRSKWYMSPELYPSERYPTFCSGTGYVFSGDMAQRIYGASLSIHRLHLEDVYVGICLAKLRIDPMPPPNEFLFNHWRVSYSSCKYSHLITSHQFHPNELIKYWQHLQSNKHNACINMPWKVKDKMNKLQRKLLSTTQLGLLGEP; encoded by the coding sequence ATGCGGTTGAATCACAGACGTTGCTGCACGCATGTCACCTTTCTCTTCATTTTGCTCGTGTGTATAGGAGGGCTCGTCGTTCTGGGCTACTGGTGGCCTTGCCAGACGAACCACAGGGTGAAACCGGTTATGTTGGCTGCTCGAGGGGTGCACATCCTAAAAACAGGCTCCAATTCGAGCGCaacaaaacttaaaaagtgGAAAGAAGTTGAGACGCCCCATGTACGCTTGATGTCGGAGGTAAATTTCAGTTCATCTTCAGATGAAGGATCGCAGCAGGGCTTGGCAAACTCCTTGGGTTTGGACATCAGTTTAAGCGGGGAGATGAGAATGGAAAAAACACTTAAAGTCGAGCCGTACAAGTACGTCCGTAATGAGCCAAATGCATGTCTACAGCAAGATCCATTCTTAGTGCTTCTGATTGCAGTCGAACCCAAGCGAGAGGACGCCAGGAACGCTATCAGGAAAACGTGGGGCAATGAGAGCGTGGCTGACGGCTTAGGTTTTGTGCGTCTTTTTCTGATGGGTTTACAGGAAGACAAAGTGCAGCGCACAATTGAAGCTGAAAGTAATCAGTACCATGACATAATCCAGCAAGAATACATGGACACTTACCAGAACCTTACAATCAAAACTCTGATGGGGATGTACTGGGTGGCAACGTACTGTCCTAAGGCAAACTACGTTATGAAGACGGACAGCGACGTGTTTGTCAACACTGAATACCTCATACATAAACTCCTGAAGCCCAAGGGGCTACCAAGACGAAAGTACTTCACGGGGCATCTAATGAGAGGCCACGGCCCAATCCGAAACAAGCGTAGCAAATGGTACATGTCACCAGAACTGTACCCGAGCGAGCGATACCCTACATTTTGTTCCGGGACAGGATACGTGTTCTCAGGTGACATGGCCCAAAGGATCTATGGGGCATCTCTGAGCATACATAGGCTGCATTTAGAGGATGTTTACGTGGGTATTTGCCTAGCAAAGCTGAGGATAGATCCGATGCCACCACCGAATGAATTTCTGTTCAATCACTGGCGAGTGTCTTATTCCAGCTGTAAGTACAGTCATCTGATCACCTCCCATCAGTTTCATCCCAATGAATTGATCAAGTACTGGCAGCATCTTCAGAGCAACAAGCACAATGCCTGCATCAACATGCCATGGAAGGTTAAGGACAAGATGAACAAACTTCAGAGAAAACTGCTTTCCACTACACAGTTGGGACTTTTGGGTGAACCATAA